CTCTTGATTCGAATTTAACTCGCTGactttgctgttgctttttcatgtaaatttttaaagagaGATTAACGACCAAAGAAAGCGAGTAAAAAAGATGTGCATCGATGTCAGCACATGTATGGTAGCAGTCTCTTCAACtaataataaatagaaattttccAAAGGCAACTTATCTTCATGGCGACTTGGCTTTTAGAATTTATATCTAACAGTCCATGgggcaaataaaaattataaatcaataTGCGGGGccagtaaatatatttaatctaCATGCTTATATTGAATGACATCTCCAACGCTTCAAACAACCTCTCATAGGCACTTAATCCATAAATACGtcacattttcatataaattggtgtcctttaattgtttatagtttttaacaaaccacactCAAGCATACgctgaaatttcataaataactgTAAAGGCACATCCCTCGGTCACAACTAATATCAATAAAGTATTTAGCACATTTTTCTCTAGCTTACTCCGCTTCTTAATCAATTTTAACTCAATTGAAGTCTATATTCTTATAatccaccttaatatatgatgtatgtatatatgtgaagcAGTATAACCTACCCATTTATTCCCATTTCTAATTACAATAATCCGATTGCTCAATGCCATTGCCAACTTCCTGCTACCGCACACTCACAAATGCCTAGTTGCTCTACATGGATGAAACGAATTGCAATGGCATCTATGCGTCCAAAGTCAATAGTACGGCatcaacactaacaacaacaacatcaaacaacaataacatcacTAACTGCAACGAAAGCAGCAACAATATTCTGCATGCAAGCAACATTATTATGAGCAcgaccaacaacagcaacaacaatagcaacgtTAACGGCAATAGCACCAGTAACATCATAAATAACGCAAACACAAATAATATCAACAACATCAACATCATGAATATAGCAGCCTCGACTGTGGCAATGACAGCGGCGGTTGCCAACGCCAACGTCAACGCTGCCGGCACCGCCACCGGCCTCACGTCGACCACACTACCCACATCCGTCTCGAATGAGGATCTAAGTCAGAGTTTATCCGAGTACACGGATGCGGATGAAAGCATATCAGCACCGACCGAGTTTCTTGCTGAGgtgagtatacatatgtacaaacatacatatgtacttaaatattatgaataaGTTAAGAATAAAGCGTAGATGAAAAAATACAACGGAGCTGAATGCAGAAGTGCCTGCAGGCTTACAATTCGCTCTACTGTCTGCCAAGTCTATTCACAGTGGAAAATACTCGCGTAGCTGCCAATTGCCCTCTGCCACTTGGCAATTGACTAGctttaataaatgcaaaaaaaaacaataaaaacgttaacttcggctgcatcgaaatACCACCCTTCCCAGGtgcaatttttatagaaaaactgGTACACAACAATTTTTAACTTGATTTAGTTAGTTTACATGCAACTATACTATATGCtttagttgtccgatctgaacaatttcctcagAGATTTTAGTGATGGCTTGGATAATATTATATGCCAAAAAAATATACCCTTGATCCATATCTTTAATACGATCTCCAATAACAAACCAGAGCTCCTCAAACATTGTAGTAAACTTAATACAAGAGTactttgttcagggtataaaaactacAAAGAAGCTCAAATGTTGTATCTTAATGGAAGAATGtatagttatatataatatatatagtatatacgatAACTCCTAGTTTTATAGCTGCAGAAGTATATTAACTGTACCTCAGATTTTATATcaaaacaagaacaaacgttaacttcggctgaacCTAAGCAGCCTTCACAGGTGCTTTCTTTATAGGATAAAGGAgaataaaaagatctttatcttgtttttgatcggtcagtccatatggcagctatgtgccgCCACCACTACAGGTCGGAActgaactatttcttcggagattgcttTGTTGTCTGAGACgaaaatgtcaaatttcatgaatattctTCGTCACATGAAAAAGTATTCGGTAggtcagtttgtgtgacagctatacgttatagtgatccgatgaACTGTTTTCTTTGGCAATCGAATATCGaacgttccgacaaatgagcaacatCTTTAAGAGAAAATAACTTGGGCAaattttcagatcaatatcttgaaaactgaaGGACCTCTTTTCTTCTTTActtgcgtagacaccgcttacacggttatagacaagttaacaacagcgcgccagccgtttcttcaagagcagccaggtccttcttcacttaatctctcttcctctgctctcaccggcgggtactgaatcgaaaacctttaaTGCTGGattgttctcttccatccggatAACAAcgacggacagatggacagacggacagaccgacgtacatggctaaatcgactcagctcgccacgctgattatttataaacaattcactttctgggtgttacaaacatcgtagCAAACTtcattcagggtataaaaaaaccaACAAGCTCAAACGTTGGGTTTTAATGGAAtactgtaaaatatatttaacacaCATATTCCTAGTTTTGTAGTAGTAGGTATTTTAACAACTAAGTCTTCTAATGATAATCTACAATATATTGGTAGGCCACAAAACATCTGTTTTACAGCGAGctcttttcaaattttaaaacgtAGTTACCaatggcgtagctacaacttcgggcgcccggggccaaggatgttctgccgcccccctttatatatgtacctacctacacgtttcatgaggtggttcgaacaagtgaatttttacagaatatcttcgatattatgcatataaaatttaggaactagaagccacgcaaattctgaagttccaaaattctcacaatacggtttttgaggaaattgatagtaaatttacaagacatcttataaaagccatagaaaaaacccatttccacaatttgcaggaatttttgcccgaattggagtttttaaataccattttagaaaatatggagaaataaaagtatttgctacattcaaagcatagggtaactgtgagagtgacacgtcgctagacaaagctagaaaagtgcatctttaagttctatcactatttttaagaaagatataagccaaaaggtataagtaagacaaattcaaagactgaagagtattcgagtaaaaattaatatttttcattgttattcagattattacattgtgagtgtacaactctttatcttttataataaattttgtaaaaaaaatttgtggaagtatttttctgaatattaaaaaacagcgaagatcgttttgccgccgcccaagacgttgcgcccggggcgactgCCCCCTTCGCCCCCCTAGTTACGCCACTGGTAGTTACAGATTAAGTTTTACTTGAAGTCCAAAATACAGACGAAACTTTGTTGATCCTTAACTTGCCAAGCTTAGTGTTCTATCCTTTGACATTTCTTACTCGAGGTATTTGAAAACAGCTCGTTGTCTACAATGAATCAAGTGTCGTTTATAGTTGCAGACACTACCATATTAACTTTAACAGGTTCAGCATGACGAGTTTGGTAAGACCTGGGTTTCTTGGCGACTTCAAATATTACATAATGTTTGTTAGAAAGGTTCAGCAAAAAAAGTTCACCCCACCTAACATTAAGACAACCCCTTGCCTGCTAGTATGAGAGCTTAAAGTTAAAGAACCGATTATAAAGGTCGGTGAAAAATGGAGCCCGcagataataagaaaagattTGATGGCTTTTCTCAGAACTGGAGGGACATGGAATGCCTATGTACAAGAGCATATTTCTTAGCAAATTAATCGAAGTAATGGTAAGTGGTTTAAACACAGTTTTGAGCcgtgacactttatatgttaaGATTTCGCTGCACTAGATTAATTGGAACGGGGTCAGCGGCTCTGTTTAGCTCCTGAATTAGTCTATCGCCATCTTTGGattcaatatataattttccTTGTTTTAATGTGTGTTAATGTAATGAAACCAAATTACATTCTCCTTAAAATCATTAGAATACAACAAATTTTTAGCTGCTGCGAAATTAATCCCTGTATGCATAATGaataatgaattttcttttaacTATCCTCTCTATTTACAGTTTCTCTCTGCGGTGATGCTTAAAGATTACAAAAAAGCCTTGAAATACTGCAAACTGAGTGAGTTCTATTTgaatatcataaaattttgaaatacttacaaatcaaaacttttaattaactCGCAAACTTTCGCAAACAACAACTATCTCCACACCTGTCGCAACTGTCAACAGTTTTACAATACGAACCAAACAACGCAACAGCCAAAGAATTCTACCCTCTTATAATCGAAAAGTTACGAGGTAAGTTGCGCAAGTTCGTGCCGACAGTGCCAAAGTAAAGTAGGGAACAGCGACATCGTTATTGAATTTGAAATGCAACTTTATGTatattatcttaaaaatattaaaattagtttctattaaaaatcgcaaaaatagACGCAGCGGCCAGCGACAGTGATGAGAATTACAATAAATCGTCTTCACCCGAACCAGTTTTAGAACTGCAATCCTCGGATCCATCGGCAGGCGAAAGTGATGATGCGGCTTTTGAAGACCAAGCGATCGGTATTATTGATGATGGGATTGATGAGTATGGACTGGCAGAGGACAACTGTCATTCTTTGGATGACTCAAATAGCCACGAACTAAATGTAAGTAGTCGGAGCGGCAGTAGTGACTCGGCGGGTGGTAGTATAAGTGAATCGATGGATGAAGAGGTCGAAGGAGAGGAAATCGATGACGAGGATATTGATGGCATTGATGACGATGATGTCGGAGATGAAGATGAagacgacgacgacgatgatGACGAAGTGGAAGAtgtcaacagcagcagcggTGATGACTTGCCAATCGATGATCCCAATTCGATTGAGGCTGCAGCAGGTACCGGCAATAATTCACTTTCGTCGCGAAATTCATCTAGTGGCGGTGGCGGCAGCGGACGCAGTCGAAGCGACAACACAACGCACTCATACTCCAGTTTACTGCTAGAAGAAGAGGACGATATAGCGCCGGTTAACCTGAAATTCACCAAAGAGCTGTCATCGCCCGATTTGGATGTCAGCAATGGTGGGTAGCGctgttttaatttgttaaggtttttatatataatttttttgttgctatttgcgCTGTAGGCAACAAATTACCGTCAACTTCATGTAGCGACTCGGAATCACCAACGGAACCGCTAACGCAACGACTCGCTGCCATTTTGCGCTCAAAGTGTGGTGTTTCCAGCGCTGGTGACAACTATTGAAGGCAATGCAATTGACACACAAACAAAACGCATACGCAAACCGCATAGTTATCaggaaaatacaaaactttagtaTGAAATGTATACAAATGAATCTAGTTTagttgaatatataatatatactaatatatgtACTGTGTATATTTTCATGTATTCACTTGTAGCTATTTAAGCGTTATATACTCGTagtttagtatatgtatatatccatgTATTTATGTACTGGCATATAACCAATTTCGTATACAACACGTATATTCAGATATATATCCTTGAAGTATATAATGTACACATATTATACATTAGCAACTAAAGAGTTGATTTTCTCAATTATAAGCTTATATTTATCAGTCACCACCACTGACATTTCCCATTAAAACTTGCCAATCACTCTCAAATTTACTCAGAGATTCAGCTTTGCTAAGCTTTTGACGAAGAATGCTCAATAAAGCGTAAAATATCGGAAGGATAACTTATAAAATGATCTACTCACCCTTAAAATACgaataattttcttatatacatacatatataaataatatttgatcaacttttataaatatatttacttacattcTACTATTATTAGAAACTGCTATGAGATTTTGGAACTATCTTCGCTGAAAGGACTGATATCTAAGAATACCAGTTTACAGTTGGTTCACCTTAAAGCCAGGACTTTTGTATCAAAATCATTAAGATCGTAAATGTTAACGAAATAAGTTTCAAAATCTCTCAGCCAATACTCTTTATCAATGACCTATAAACTTATATACTCTTTTGCGTAATAGTTTAGTAATTAGTAATACCTAGTGCAGAGAACTGACTCTTATTTATGATATTCTAGATCACAAACCAAGTGGACTTGTAGTGGATTTTATATGCATGCTTTAGAATTAGGTTTTATAGGTACTAGCGAATTTGataaattaatacaattaatatttatttagtctatatatctatattattaaagtaaaaatatacaaagacaGGTGAGTTGCTGTCGCATAATCACCTTCTCAAAGACGTTTTGAAAATCGTTCAACGAAACTGCGAAAGAGGAATTCGGAAGTAGGAATTAAAGGAACTATTTTAGACGTGGTATCTTGTTACCAAAACGGTTATAAAGAGAAAACCACACATTCAGCTCTACATCGATCAAGGAAGGTTTAATAAGtccaactaaatttaaaaacattcagAAACATCTTTTCATTAAGCAAATAAGATTCACATGGGCTAAATTAATAAAGCATTACTCGTAAAGCATTTAATCAATGATTTTATAAAACcgaaactatatattttttctgattCTGATTGGTGTTTGGATGACACCTATAAACCATTGTgcttcgatctgaacaatatgttcggaaatTGTACTAATACCTGGGGTAATATTCACGCCACATTTCGTGacgacaaataaaaaactttttccaaGAAGGACTTAAgct
The sequence above is drawn from the Bactrocera tryoni isolate S06 chromosome 1, CSIRO_BtryS06_freeze2, whole genome shotgun sequence genome and encodes:
- the LOC120781283 gene encoding putative uncharacterized protein DDB_G0286901, with the translated sequence MSNLLYMDETNCNGIYASKVNSTASTLTTTTSNNNNITNCNESSNNILHASNIIMSTTNNSNNNSNVNGNSTSNIINNANTNNINNINIMNIAASTVAMTAAVANANVNAAGTATGLTSTTLPTSVSNEDLSQSLSEYTDADESISAPTEFLAEFLSAVMLKDYKKALKYCKLILQYEPNNATAKEFYPLIIEKLRDAAASDSDENYNKSSSPEPVLELQSSDPSAGESDDAAFEDQAIGIIDDGIDEYGLAEDNCHSLDDSNSHELNVSSRSGSSDSAGGSISESMDEEVEGEEIDDEDIDGIDDDDVGDEDEDDDDDDDEVEDVNSSSGDDLPIDDPNSIEAAAGTGNNSLSSRNSSSGGGGSGRSRSDNTTHSYSSLLLEEEDDIAPVNLKFTKELSSPDLDVSNGNKLPSTSCSDSESPTEPLTQRLAAILRSKCGVSSAGDNY